The following are from one region of the Hydrogenophaga sp. BPS33 genome:
- a CDS encoding amidohydrolase family protein: MSASARPLLFDAHAHLVADDQTAYPRKPMQRAANAPPRMPGVIGTPGGHHGPNPINEVPDVARMLEWMKEENVDGAVAVQKRMIYRYDNSYILDSSDKHPEIFSAVVILDAEDAGTAPLVRQYIQNHGLAGVRLFGGREPDGSMPWLNSPMALKTWEVANEFGLVMNLEVLSVGGGGPSVPALIELTKQYPNVNIAIDHLLEPEMEKSGHYGLDENFEALVPWKNISFKWTSINLDICREEGIPADKVLRRAIDLYGADRLMWGSDIGTSSGTYKDMVQRALDSAVLLNDDEKRALFHDTGRRIFQKGGSGRRA, encoded by the coding sequence ATGAGCGCTTCTGCCCGCCCCCTCTTGTTCGACGCCCACGCCCACCTGGTCGCCGACGACCAGACCGCCTACCCGCGCAAGCCGATGCAGCGCGCGGCCAACGCGCCGCCGCGCATGCCCGGCGTGATCGGCACGCCCGGTGGCCACCACGGTCCCAACCCCATCAATGAAGTGCCCGACGTGGCGCGCATGCTGGAGTGGATGAAAGAAGAAAACGTCGACGGCGCGGTGGCGGTGCAAAAGCGCATGATCTACCGCTACGACAACAGCTACATCCTGGACTCGTCGGACAAGCACCCCGAGATCTTTTCCGCCGTGGTGATCCTCGATGCGGAAGATGCGGGCACCGCGCCCCTGGTGCGCCAATACATCCAGAACCACGGCCTGGCCGGTGTGCGCCTCTTTGGTGGCCGCGAGCCCGATGGCAGCATGCCCTGGCTCAACTCGCCCATGGCGCTCAAGACCTGGGAAGTGGCCAACGAGTTCGGCCTGGTGATGAACCTGGAGGTGTTGTCCGTCGGCGGTGGCGGCCCGTCGGTCCCGGCGCTGATCGAGCTGACGAAGCAGTACCCCAACGTGAACATCGCGATCGACCACCTGCTCGAACCCGAGATGGAAAAAAGCGGGCACTACGGCCTGGACGAGAACTTCGAAGCCCTCGTGCCCTGGAAGAACATCTCGTTCAAGTGGACGTCGATCAACCTCGACATCTGCCGCGAGGAAGGCATTCCGGCCGACAAGGTGCTGCGCCGCGCGATCGACCTCTACGGCGCGGACCGCCTGATGTGGGGCTCGGACATCGGCACCTCTTCCGGCACCTACAAGGACATGGTGCAGCGCGCGCTCGACTCCGCCGTGCTGCTCAACGATGACGAAAAGCGCGCCCTGTTCCACGACACCGGCCGCCGCATCTTCCAGAAGGGCGGCAGCGGCCGCCGCGCCTGA
- a CDS encoding flavin reductase family protein, translating to MSATGFTTLDATTMDTATAYRLLVGAVVPRPVAWITTRGKDGVVNAAPFSSYNYVAHSPPMVAVNIGTKDGQLKDTARNIVETGEFVVNVATLDTMDLMHGCSADYPSETSEIEALGIELLPGERIAVPRVAASPIQMECRLERALTLGRGLNTLYIGEVLLFHLSSTVFDGRYVDSVKMRPISRLGGPLYAELGELHNRPQLQKPPK from the coding sequence ATGTCTGCAACCGGCTTCACCACCCTGGACGCCACCACCATGGACACGGCCACGGCCTACCGGCTGCTGGTCGGCGCCGTGGTGCCGCGCCCGGTGGCCTGGATCACCACGCGCGGCAAGGACGGCGTGGTCAACGCCGCGCCCTTCAGCTCCTACAACTACGTGGCCCACAGCCCGCCCATGGTGGCGGTGAACATCGGCACCAAGGACGGCCAGCTCAAGGACACGGCGCGCAACATCGTTGAGACCGGCGAGTTCGTGGTCAACGTGGCCACGCTGGACACCATGGACCTGATGCACGGCTGCAGCGCCGATTACCCGTCAGAGACCAGCGAGATCGAGGCCCTGGGCATCGAATTGCTGCCGGGCGAGCGCATCGCCGTGCCGCGCGTGGCGGCCTCACCGATCCAGATGGAATGCCGGCTCGAACGCGCCCTCACGCTCGGGCGTGGCCTGAACACGCTCTACATCGGTGAAGTGCTGCTGTTCCACCTCTCCTCCACCGTGTTCGACGGCCGCTACGTCGACAGCGTGAAGATGCGCCCGATCTCGCGCCTGGGCGGCCCGCTCTACGCCGAGCTGGGCGAGCTGCACAACCGACCGCAACTGCAGAAGCCTCCGAAATAA
- a CDS encoding HpcH/HpaI aldolase family protein: MTQAYQLGTFVKTASPHIIEVLGTTKLDFVCIDAEHAPFDRATLDLMVLATRATHLKAFIRIAEVNPAVILSALDIGAAGILVPHVDSADDARNVVAMARYKGGARGYSSSPRFAGYGSLGMKEALRIGDEAQVICQIESDAAVKDAEAIAAVPGVGGLFVGRADLALSMGLDNPREPRVLEATRHVLAVARKAGIRAGMFVAGNAERDEFAALGADWFIVSSDQTLLRQGAQAIAHAA, translated from the coding sequence ATGACCCAAGCCTACCAACTCGGCACCTTCGTCAAGACCGCCTCGCCTCACATCATCGAAGTGCTGGGCACCACGAAGCTGGACTTCGTGTGCATCGATGCCGAACACGCCCCCTTCGACCGCGCCACGCTCGATCTGATGGTGCTGGCCACGCGCGCCACCCACCTCAAGGCCTTCATCCGCATCGCCGAGGTCAACCCGGCCGTGATCCTCTCGGCACTGGACATCGGCGCCGCCGGCATTCTGGTGCCCCACGTCGACAGCGCCGACGACGCGCGCAACGTGGTGGCCATGGCGCGCTACAAGGGTGGCGCGCGCGGCTACTCCAGTTCGCCCCGCTTCGCCGGTTACGGCAGCCTGGGCATGAAGGAGGCGCTGCGCATCGGTGACGAGGCGCAGGTGATCTGCCAGATCGAATCCGACGCCGCCGTGAAAGACGCCGAAGCCATCGCCGCCGTGCCCGGCGTGGGCGGCCTCTTCGTCGGCCGCGCCGACCTGGCCCTCTCCATGGGGCTGGACAACCCGCGCGAGCCGCGCGTGCTCGAAGCCACGCGCCATGTGCTCGCCGTCGCCCGCAAGGCCGGCATACGCGCGGGCATGTTCGTGGCCGGCAACGCCGAGCGCGACGAATTCGCCGCGCTCGGTGCCGACTGGTTCATCGTGTCGTCCGACCAGACCCTGCTGCGCCAGGGCGCACAGGCGATCGCCCACGCGGCCTGA
- a CDS encoding Bug family tripartite tricarboxylate transporter substrate binding protein: MMQRRHFNTRLAALAAASVSSLPVLAQDGAPMRILVGFSPGGSVDAVARLLAERLKEPLGMNVIVENKPGATGRVALGEVQRARPDGRTLVLAAGGAMVIFPWLYPGTLGYNPVKDFSPVSRVTSLGFVISVGPAAPVTDLKGLIAWAKANPGKAMYATSGAGSVPHFSGLLLAQTLGLQLTHVAYKGGPQAEQELIGGHVPMMIDSPTSTTIDLHRTGKLRIVAVTGKTRLPALPDVPTLQEAGVNLAIDNFFGLYGPAGMPVDTVNRIDRAVGQVLAQPDVREKIQAAGLVTDHGGPQELASVQAAQLKRWEAPIKASGFKVE; this comes from the coding sequence ATGATGCAACGACGACACTTCAACACCCGCCTTGCGGCGCTGGCCGCCGCCAGCGTGAGCAGCCTGCCTGTGCTGGCGCAGGACGGCGCGCCGATGCGCATCCTCGTGGGCTTCTCGCCCGGTGGCTCGGTGGACGCGGTGGCGCGCTTGTTGGCCGAGCGGCTGAAGGAGCCGCTGGGCATGAACGTGATCGTGGAGAACAAGCCCGGCGCGACCGGGCGTGTGGCGCTGGGTGAGGTGCAGCGCGCGCGGCCCGATGGCCGCACGCTGGTGCTGGCCGCTGGCGGCGCCATGGTGATCTTTCCCTGGCTGTACCCGGGCACGCTGGGCTACAACCCGGTGAAGGACTTCTCGCCGGTGTCTCGCGTTACTTCGCTGGGCTTCGTGATCTCGGTCGGCCCGGCCGCGCCGGTGACCGACCTCAAGGGCTTGATCGCCTGGGCCAAGGCGAATCCGGGCAAGGCGATGTACGCCACCTCGGGTGCGGGTTCGGTGCCGCATTTCTCCGGCCTGCTGCTGGCGCAGACCTTGGGTCTGCAACTCACCCACGTGGCCTACAAAGGCGGGCCGCAGGCCGAGCAGGAACTGATTGGCGGGCACGTGCCGATGATGATCGACAGCCCCACCAGCACCACCATCGACCTGCACCGCACCGGCAAGCTGCGCATCGTCGCGGTGACCGGCAAGACACGCCTGCCCGCATTGCCGGATGTGCCGACGTTGCAGGAAGCCGGCGTGAACCTGGCGATCGACAACTTCTTCGGCCTGTACGGCCCGGCGGGCATGCCGGTCGACACGGTCAACCGCATCGATCGCGCGGTGGGGCAGGTTCTGGCGCAGCCGGATGTGCGCGAGAAGATTCAGGCCGCCGGGCTGGTGACGGACCATGGCGGTCCGCAGGAACTGGCCAGTGTGCAGGCGGCTCAGCTCAAGCGCTGGGAAGCGCCGATCAAGGCTTCGGGGTTCAAGGTGGAGTGA
- a CDS encoding aromatic amino acid ammonia-lyase, whose protein sequence is MVTLPQIELDGQTLSARDVVQIARHGAAVALAPAALARMEASRAVVERIVASGELVYGVTSSVATKTGTPLDPRRYGEFNRRLLETHDMGMGPLASREMVRAMLVVMLNNMASGRLGVRPVLANLLVDALNTQREFKVHLWGSTGESDMAAVANIALDLYAGTELAAGETIALINSSPVSIGLAALAMADLGNILASWPLAAALSMEGYGANPSPVSDVAVRSRPFKGLQRAAQAIAAQLHGSHLMSAGGPRHLQDPLAFRSLPITLGNAFDSHDFAAGQFAIELNASQNNPVVSIEEQRLVSVANFDLLALSMALDTLRLGIAPLVTSSTERVAKLVDSFWSGLDSGLLAQDDVGLPGFNGMAQVHKGITAEARLLAAPVVTELPSSSHSNGNLDRVSMASLAARRTLELAQLCKSILAVELVVAAQAVDLRQPPRLGAGTSKLHGFVRGLVPHAGGAQRVPHPAPVLEALERLDWQLDSIPPTTTGDAR, encoded by the coding sequence ATGGTGACGCTTCCTCAGATCGAACTCGACGGCCAGACCCTCAGCGCACGCGATGTCGTGCAGATCGCCCGTCATGGCGCGGCGGTGGCCTTGGCGCCCGCCGCGCTCGCACGCATGGAGGCGTCTCGCGCCGTGGTCGAGCGTATCGTGGCCAGCGGCGAGCTGGTCTACGGTGTCACCAGCAGCGTCGCCACCAAGACCGGCACGCCGCTCGATCCGCGCCGCTATGGGGAATTCAACCGCCGCCTGCTGGAGACGCACGACATGGGCATGGGGCCGCTGGCTTCGCGCGAGATGGTGCGCGCCATGCTGGTGGTCATGCTCAACAACATGGCGTCGGGCCGCCTGGGTGTTCGGCCTGTGCTGGCGAACCTTCTGGTCGACGCGCTCAACACGCAGCGCGAATTCAAGGTCCACCTGTGGGGCTCGACCGGCGAGAGCGACATGGCGGCGGTGGCCAACATCGCACTCGATCTGTATGCAGGCACCGAACTGGCCGCCGGCGAGACCATTGCGCTGATCAACTCCAGCCCTGTTTCCATCGGACTGGCGGCTTTGGCCATGGCCGACCTTGGGAACATCCTGGCGTCGTGGCCGCTGGCGGCGGCGCTCAGCATGGAGGGCTATGGCGCCAACCCGTCCCCCGTGTCCGACGTGGCCGTGCGCTCGCGGCCATTCAAAGGGCTCCAGCGCGCGGCGCAAGCCATCGCCGCACAGTTGCACGGCAGCCACCTGATGAGCGCTGGCGGCCCCCGGCACCTGCAGGACCCGCTGGCCTTCCGCTCGCTGCCGATCACGCTGGGCAATGCCTTCGACAGCCACGACTTCGCGGCCGGTCAGTTCGCGATCGAGCTCAATGCGAGCCAGAACAACCCGGTGGTGTCCATCGAAGAGCAGCGCCTGGTGTCGGTGGCCAACTTCGACCTGCTGGCGCTCTCGATGGCGCTCGACACGTTGCGGCTGGGCATCGCGCCGCTGGTCACCAGTTCAACCGAGCGCGTGGCCAAGCTGGTCGACTCGTTCTGGTCCGGACTGGACTCGGGCCTTCTGGCGCAGGACGACGTGGGCTTGCCTGGTTTCAACGGCATGGCCCAAGTGCACAAGGGCATCACCGCCGAAGCGCGTCTGCTCGCGGCACCCGTGGTCACCGAGTTGCCCAGCTCCAGCCATTCCAACGGCAATCTCGACCGCGTGAGCATGGCCAGCCTGGCCGCACGCCGCACGTTGGAACTGGCGCAGCTGTGCAAGTCCATCCTGGCGGTCGAGCTCGTGGTGGCCGCGCAGGCCGTGGACCTGCGGCAGCCGCCGCGTTTGGGCGCGGGCACCTCGAAGCTGCACGGCTTCGTGCGGGGCCTCGTGCCGCACGCAGGCGGCGCGCAGCGCGTGCCGCATCCCGCTCCGGTGCTGGAGGCGCTGGAAAGGCTGGACTGGCAACTCGATTCAATTCCCCCAACCACTACCGGAGACGCACGATGA
- a CDS encoding tripartite tricarboxylate transporter substrate-binding protein gives MTIASQYVSLRQLRVLLSVGETGSFSATANAIGLTQSAVSQSLRTLEEALEIPLVDRTTRQVVLSDAGRRLVGPLREALDHLERVLSQAKTEASATRGVVRLACSQSVGGDFLPGRITAMQRAWPDIRLQLREQPHADVLEGVMRGTAELGLVVGDGLPSELSGTALLTEPYFVYCSLQHPFARRSYVSAASLRYEKLVLLDASAGGRFQLDRFLHTHDVATAEAQEVTQVAMAMALVSGQVGVAVLPGGDHATLARADGPGVKAIPLTPGFERTVSLVTRRNTALSPVVERAAGALVDPNGGTSTSSRQRTTLVVPFHSSGPADRFGRSFAVALAKVMGQPVDVENVIGLGGVLGVHRVTRSVADGCTIGLAGTGATVFDRLLNQDELFDVFSDITCLSGLVRIPNVLLVGKHVAASTLAELIAQVRLRPDGFTTAAIARGPLAVLPELFQKRTETRMLSRHYDGLVPAMVDLVRGRLDVLFAEVGGSVMDAIRSHAVQPLMIAGHDRAHGLPDVPTAPECGLPDVVADGGYCVVAPASFPASRQKALQAQIHAALRSPAIVEGFLSQGGTPDLRTGAEYIAYVRHEQERWAALLGKA, from the coding sequence ATGACCATTGCGTCTCAATACGTCTCTCTGCGCCAACTGCGCGTGCTGCTCTCGGTCGGCGAAACCGGCAGCTTCAGTGCCACGGCCAACGCCATCGGCCTGACGCAGTCGGCCGTCAGCCAGTCGTTGCGCACCCTGGAAGAAGCGCTGGAGATCCCGTTGGTGGACCGGACCACGCGGCAAGTGGTGCTGAGCGATGCGGGTCGGCGGCTGGTCGGGCCGCTGCGCGAGGCGCTCGACCATCTGGAGCGTGTGCTGTCACAAGCCAAGACCGAAGCCTCGGCCACGCGCGGCGTGGTGCGGCTGGCATGCAGCCAATCGGTCGGCGGCGACTTCCTGCCCGGGCGCATCACGGCGATGCAGCGCGCGTGGCCCGACATCCGGTTGCAGCTGCGCGAGCAGCCGCATGCCGATGTGCTGGAGGGCGTCATGCGCGGCACGGCCGAGCTCGGCCTCGTCGTGGGCGACGGCCTGCCCAGCGAGCTCAGCGGCACCGCCCTGCTCACCGAGCCCTACTTCGTGTATTGCAGCCTGCAGCACCCGTTCGCGCGCCGGTCGTATGTGAGCGCCGCATCGCTGCGCTACGAGAAATTGGTCCTTCTCGACGCATCGGCCGGGGGCCGGTTCCAGTTGGACCGCTTTCTGCACACGCACGACGTCGCGACGGCAGAGGCGCAGGAGGTGACGCAAGTCGCGATGGCGATGGCCCTGGTGTCCGGGCAAGTCGGCGTGGCCGTGCTGCCCGGCGGCGACCATGCCACGTTGGCGCGCGCGGACGGGCCCGGCGTGAAAGCGATCCCGCTCACGCCTGGCTTCGAGCGCACGGTCTCGCTGGTCACGCGGCGCAACACAGCGCTGTCTCCCGTGGTCGAACGGGCGGCGGGCGCGCTGGTCGACCCGAACGGGGGAACGAGCACCTCGTCGCGCCAGCGCACGACGCTGGTCGTTCCCTTCCATTCCAGCGGGCCGGCCGACCGCTTCGGCCGCAGCTTCGCCGTGGCGCTGGCCAAGGTGATGGGGCAGCCCGTGGATGTCGAAAATGTGATCGGCCTGGGCGGTGTGCTCGGGGTGCACCGGGTCACGCGTTCGGTGGCCGATGGCTGCACCATTGGCCTGGCCGGCACTGGCGCGACGGTGTTTGACCGCCTGCTGAACCAAGACGAATTGTTCGATGTCTTCAGCGACATCACGTGCCTGAGTGGCCTGGTCCGAATCCCCAACGTGCTGCTGGTGGGAAAACACGTGGCGGCCAGCACGCTCGCCGAACTCATCGCGCAGGTCCGGCTGCGCCCCGACGGTTTCACCACCGCGGCCATTGCCCGTGGGCCGCTCGCCGTGCTGCCCGAGCTGTTCCAGAAGCGCACCGAAACGCGCATGCTGTCGCGCCACTACGACGGACTGGTGCCTGCAATGGTCGACCTGGTGCGCGGCCGGCTCGACGTGTTGTTCGCGGAAGTGGGCGGAAGCGTGATGGACGCCATCCGCAGCCATGCCGTACAACCCTTGATGATCGCCGGCCACGACCGCGCCCACGGCCTGCCCGATGTGCCGACGGCGCCCGAGTGCGGCCTGCCCGACGTCGTGGCGGACGGCGGCTACTGTGTGGTGGCGCCGGCATCGTTCCCGGCCAGCAGGCAGAAGGCGCTGCAGGCGCAGATTCATGCGGCGCTGCGCTCGCCGGCCATCGTGGAAGGTTTCCTCAGCCAAGGGGGAACGCCCGACCTGCGAACGGGCGCCGAGTACATCGCCTATGTCAGGCACGAGCAGGAGCGCTGGGCGGCATTGCTCGGGAAAGCCTGA
- a CDS encoding ketopantoate reductase family protein, translated as MNSVSTSHPRRIGIVGAGAVGGHVAARLALAGHQVTLLARGATLEAVRAHGLRYATGGQASQRVEVRAEATPQAMGAQDLVILALKSQALPTVVPTLGPMLAADTPVLTLNNGLPWWYFLVPGQALEGQRLARVDPLGETERAVDISRVLGGTIMTSCHCPEPGVVVHSAGARLALGEPGGGLSERAALWSGVLADAGLGAVASPQIRVDIWLKLLGNICANPLSLLTGVTTDRMIDDPGVRSLFAAMMEECIALGRRLGLTLDTTTEQRMAQTRQLGAIRSSMLQDLEAGRSVELDAILGAPIECAQAVGQPVPRLQEVFALACLRAEGAGLYP; from the coding sequence ATGAACTCCGTCTCAACCTCACATCCCCGCCGCATCGGCATCGTCGGTGCCGGCGCGGTCGGCGGCCATGTGGCGGCCCGCCTGGCGCTCGCGGGGCACCAGGTCACGCTGCTGGCGCGCGGCGCTACCCTGGAGGCGGTGCGTGCGCATGGCCTGCGCTATGCCACGGGCGGCCAGGCCTCCCAACGTGTCGAGGTGCGCGCCGAAGCGACGCCGCAGGCCATGGGCGCTCAAGATCTCGTGATCCTCGCGCTGAAGTCACAGGCCTTGCCCACGGTGGTGCCTACGCTTGGCCCCATGCTCGCTGCCGACACACCCGTGCTGACCCTGAACAACGGCTTGCCCTGGTGGTACTTCCTGGTGCCGGGGCAGGCCCTCGAAGGACAGCGTCTCGCGCGCGTGGACCCGTTGGGCGAGACCGAGCGCGCCGTGGACATCTCGCGCGTGCTGGGCGGCACGATCATGACCTCGTGCCATTGCCCCGAGCCTGGGGTGGTGGTGCACAGCGCGGGCGCGCGCCTCGCACTGGGCGAGCCCGGTGGCGGTTTGAGCGAACGCGCCGCGTTGTGGAGCGGTGTGCTGGCCGACGCGGGCCTGGGCGCGGTGGCCAGCCCGCAGATCCGCGTCGACATCTGGCTCAAGCTGCTGGGCAACATCTGCGCGAACCCATTGAGCCTGCTGACCGGCGTGACCACCGACCGCATGATCGACGACCCGGGCGTGCGCAGCCTGTTCGCGGCCATGATGGAGGAGTGCATCGCGCTGGGCCGCCGCCTCGGCCTGACGCTGGACACCACGACCGAACAGCGCATGGCGCAGACGCGCCAGCTCGGCGCCATCCGCAGCTCCATGCTGCAGGACCTGGAGGCCGGTCGCAGCGTGGAGCTCGACGCCATTCTTGGCGCGCCGATCGAGTGCGCGCAAGCGGTGGGCCAACCGGTGCCGCGCCTGCAGGAGGTGTTTGCGCTGGCTTGTTTGCGGGCAGAGGGCGCCGGCCTGTACCCCTGA
- a CDS encoding DNA-binding transcriptional regulator — MASFAPIRSVERALDVLLALNRGPISTLDQLYQQTRIPKPTLVRLLETLQKRGMVARAPQYGAYSLSSGVKMLSAGYHGEPRIVEAAAAPANALTRKIKWPLAVAVPDYDAVVVRYSTIPDSPLSLLHSTINMRLSLVGRAMGRAYLAFCGREERRALLDILNLSSSEEDASAKDRPAMLATLKKIRQQGYALRAPGIRPVSGTLAVPVMEGQRVVATLGMTWIASAVSNEQAVERYLEPLQGLSRLISTRLVNL, encoded by the coding sequence ATGGCCTCGTTCGCGCCCATCCGTTCGGTCGAGCGCGCGCTCGACGTGCTGCTGGCCTTGAACCGCGGCCCGATCAGCACGCTCGACCAGCTGTACCAGCAGACGCGCATTCCCAAGCCGACGTTGGTGCGGCTGCTGGAGACCTTGCAGAAGCGGGGCATGGTGGCGCGCGCGCCGCAGTACGGCGCGTACAGCCTGTCGTCGGGCGTGAAGATGCTGTCCGCGGGTTACCACGGCGAGCCACGCATCGTGGAAGCGGCCGCCGCGCCGGCCAACGCGCTCACGCGCAAGATCAAGTGGCCGCTGGCGGTGGCGGTGCCCGACTACGACGCGGTGGTGGTGCGCTACAGCACCATCCCCGATTCGCCGCTGTCGCTGCTGCACTCGACCATCAACATGCGCCTCTCGCTCGTGGGGCGCGCCATGGGCCGCGCCTACCTGGCGTTTTGCGGACGCGAGGAGCGGCGTGCGCTGCTCGACATCCTGAACCTCTCCAGCAGCGAGGAAGATGCTTCGGCGAAGGACCGGCCTGCCATGCTCGCCACCTTGAAGAAGATCCGCCAGCAGGGCTATGCGCTGCGTGCGCCGGGCATCCGACCGGTCTCGGGCACGCTGGCCGTGCCGGTGATGGAGGGGCAGCGCGTGGTCGCGACCCTGGGCATGACCTGGATCGCCTCCGCGGTCAGCAACGAGCAGGCGGTGGAGCGTTACCTGGAGCCGCTGCAGGGCTTGTCGCGCCTCATCAGCACGCGGCTGGTGAATCTATGA
- the pcaF gene encoding 3-oxoadipyl-CoA thiolase codes for MTQRQAFICDAIRTPFGRYGGALSSVRTDNLGAVPLKALMARNPGVDWAAITDVIYGCANQAGEDNRNVARMAALLAGLPMDVPGATINRLCGSGLDALGTAARAIKSGEATLMIAGGVESMSRAPFVMPKAESAFSRNNAVYDTTIGWRFVNPLMKAQYGVDAMPETAENVATDFKIEREAQDRMAMASQLKAVAAQKAGHLAAEITPVTIPQKKGDAIVVDKDEHPRETSLEALAKLKGVVRPDGTVTAGNASGVNDGACALLLADEATAAKHGLTPKARVVGMATAGLAPRIMGMGPAPATRKVLELTGLSLAQMDVIELNEAFAAQGLAVLRDLGLKDDDARVNQWGGAIALGHPLGASGARLATTATSQLHRIGGRYALCTMCIGVGQGIAVILEKV; via the coding sequence ATGACCCAACGCCAAGCCTTCATCTGCGACGCCATCCGCACCCCCTTCGGCCGCTACGGCGGCGCGCTCAGCAGCGTGCGCACCGACAACCTCGGTGCCGTGCCGCTCAAGGCGCTGATGGCGCGCAACCCCGGCGTGGACTGGGCCGCGATCACCGACGTGATCTACGGTTGCGCCAACCAGGCCGGTGAAGACAACCGCAACGTCGCGCGCATGGCCGCGCTGCTCGCGGGCCTGCCGATGGATGTGCCGGGCGCCACCATCAACCGCCTCTGCGGCTCGGGTCTGGATGCGCTGGGTACCGCCGCGCGCGCCATCAAGTCGGGCGAAGCCACGTTGATGATCGCCGGTGGCGTGGAGAGCATGAGCCGCGCGCCCTTCGTCATGCCCAAGGCCGAGAGCGCCTTCAGCCGCAACAACGCGGTGTACGACACCACGATCGGCTGGCGTTTCGTCAACCCGCTGATGAAGGCGCAGTACGGCGTGGACGCGATGCCCGAAACCGCCGAGAACGTGGCGACCGACTTCAAGATCGAGCGCGAGGCACAGGACCGCATGGCCATGGCCAGCCAGCTCAAGGCCGTGGCCGCGCAGAAGGCCGGCCATCTGGCCGCCGAGATCACGCCCGTGACCATTCCGCAGAAGAAGGGCGATGCGATCGTGGTGGACAAGGACGAGCACCCGCGCGAAACCAGCCTGGAAGCGCTGGCGAAGTTGAAGGGTGTGGTGCGCCCCGATGGCACGGTGACGGCCGGCAACGCCAGCGGCGTGAACGACGGCGCTTGTGCGCTGCTACTGGCCGATGAAGCCACGGCCGCGAAACACGGTCTCACGCCCAAGGCCCGAGTGGTGGGCATGGCCACCGCCGGTCTGGCGCCGCGCATCATGGGCATGGGCCCGGCGCCGGCCACGCGCAAGGTGTTGGAACTCACCGGCCTGTCGCTGGCGCAAATGGACGTGATCGAACTCAACGAAGCTTTTGCCGCCCAAGGTCTGGCGGTCTTGCGCGATCTCGGCTTGAAGGACGACGATGCCCGCGTGAACCAATGGGGAGGCGCCATCGCGCTGGGACATCCGCTGGGTGCCAGCGGTGCGCGCCTGGCCACCACTGCGACCAGCCAGCTGCACCGCATCGGTGGCCGCTATGCGCTGTGCACGATGTGCATCGGCGTGGGGCAGGGCATCGCGGTGATCCTGGAAAAGGTCTAA
- a CDS encoding 3-oxoacid CoA-transferase subunit B produces MTYTRRTKVELAQRVARDIHDGAYVNLGIGQPTLVANHLPPGIEVVLHSENGILGMGPAPAAGEEDYDLINAGKQPVTLLPGGSFFHHADSFGMMRGGHIDICVLGAFQVSATGDLANWSTGEPDAIPAVGGAMDLAVGARQTWVMMDLLTKQGQSKLVQQCSYPLTGVACVKRVYSDLATLECTPQGLRLIDTVDGLDRAELERLIGLPVAA; encoded by the coding sequence ATGACTTACACACGACGCACCAAAGTCGAGCTGGCCCAACGCGTGGCGCGCGACATCCACGACGGCGCCTACGTCAATCTGGGCATCGGCCAACCCACGCTGGTGGCCAACCATCTTCCACCTGGCATCGAGGTGGTGTTGCACAGCGAGAACGGCATCCTCGGCATGGGGCCCGCGCCAGCCGCTGGCGAAGAGGATTACGACCTCATCAACGCCGGCAAGCAGCCGGTGACCTTGCTGCCTGGCGGCAGCTTCTTTCACCATGCCGACAGCTTCGGCATGATGCGCGGTGGCCATATCGACATCTGTGTGCTCGGCGCCTTCCAGGTGTCTGCCACGGGCGATCTGGCCAACTGGAGCACGGGCGAACCCGACGCGATTCCCGCCGTCGGCGGCGCCATGGACCTTGCCGTGGGCGCGCGCCAGACCTGGGTCATGATGGACCTGCTCACCAAGCAGGGCCAGAGCAAGTTGGTGCAGCAGTGCAGTTACCCGCTCACCGGCGTGGCCTGCGTCAAGCGCGTGTATTCCGACCTGGCCACGCTCGAATGCACGCCTCAGGGCCTGCGCCTGATCGACACGGTGGACGGCCTGGATCGCGCAGAACTCGAACGTCTGATCGGCCTGCCCGTGGCAGCTTGA